A portion of the Chlamydia caviae GPIC genome contains these proteins:
- a CDS encoding HEAT repeat domain-containing protein has translation MGLSRLTVSLGILLSFPSVVFGNFPDPVSHKILYTSQKSVDKALTAYLEALNTHGDHDFALLRKISENCLRQGLHSNDPYIRKSTIIGAGIVGSSEALEILSQAMETEDPFQQLLVLSALSSNLGKTSDELLFKALASAYPVIRLEAAYRLAGLKNIKVIDHLHSFIHKLPEEIQCLATAIFLRLETEESDTYIRQMLSSTSNTTRNYTALLIGEYQQKRFLPTLRSLLTSASPLDREAAVYALGMLKDGQSYTTIKNLSKRNDPDLSLASAQALIAIGKEEDALPVFEKQIVEERSTALYTARLLSKETGIPLLLPVFLNTKNSEAKLNAALALIHLGCDHPLLLEYITEWLVQQHYSQALVPTFSKGRATQAWKCRGIILPQNPTERIKALSIIQNAEEQILVSLLRLPKEAYLPYIEKILLSQKTALASKAITFLAHSSHQQALEILSRASQLPGEPIIRAYADLALYNLTKDPEKKLSLHRYAQNLIQETLLFIDTEDKQPHPDSPYLRYQVTPATRAKLMLDILETLVVSKTHEDIRFLIQLMTQAKAKNCHILAGLLMKIVE, from the coding sequence ATGGGATTATCTCGTTTAACTGTATCCCTAGGAATACTTTTAAGTTTTCCCAGTGTAGTATTTGGCAACTTCCCCGATCCAGTAAGCCATAAGATTCTTTATACTAGCCAAAAATCTGTAGACAAGGCTCTCACGGCCTACCTAGAAGCTTTAAACACTCATGGGGATCATGACTTTGCTTTATTAAGAAAAATCTCTGAGAATTGTTTAAGGCAGGGGTTACATTCTAACGACCCCTATATTCGGAAAAGTACTATTATCGGAGCAGGGATTGTAGGTTCTTCGGAAGCTTTGGAGATTCTTTCTCAAGCTATGGAAACGGAAGATCCTTTTCAGCAACTGTTAGTATTGTCTGCTTTATCTTCCAACCTAGGAAAAACGTCGGACGAGCTTTTATTTAAAGCATTAGCTTCTGCCTATCCTGTGATCCGTTTAGAAGCCGCCTACCGTCTAGCAGGACTAAAAAACATTAAAGTTATCGATCATCTTCACTCTTTTATTCATAAGCTTCCTGAAGAAATACAATGTCTTGCTACAGCAATTTTTTTAAGATTAGAGACTGAAGAGTCGGATACGTATATCCGCCAGATGCTTTCATCAACAAGTAACACGACAAGAAATTATACAGCTTTGCTCATTGGTGAATACCAACAAAAACGGTTCTTGCCTACACTAAGGAGTTTATTAACAAGCGCCTCCCCTTTAGATCGTGAAGCAGCAGTTTATGCCTTAGGGATGTTAAAAGACGGTCAGAGCTATACCACGATAAAAAATCTCTCAAAGAGAAATGATCCTGATCTATCGTTAGCTTCTGCTCAAGCATTAATTGCGATTGGGAAGGAAGAAGATGCTCTTCCGGTTTTTGAAAAGCAGATTGTGGAAGAACGCTCAACAGCTCTATATACAGCACGATTACTATCTAAAGAGACAGGGATTCCCCTACTACTTCCTGTATTTTTAAATACGAAAAACAGCGAAGCAAAATTAAATGCTGCGCTAGCTTTGATACATTTAGGGTGTGACCATCCCCTTCTTCTTGAATACATTACAGAGTGGTTGGTTCAACAACATTATAGCCAAGCCTTAGTTCCTACATTTTCCAAAGGGCGAGCCACACAAGCATGGAAATGCAGGGGGATTATCCTTCCCCAAAATCCTACAGAACGTATTAAGGCGTTATCGATCATTCAAAATGCTGAAGAGCAGATTCTTGTTTCTCTATTGCGGTTACCTAAAGAAGCCTATCTTCCCTATATCGAGAAGATCTTATTAAGTCAGAAAACAGCTCTAGCTTCTAAAGCGATTACCTTTTTGGCGCATTCTTCACATCAACAAGCTTTAGAAATCCTTTCACGAGCCTCACAGCTTCCTGGAGAGCCTATAATCCGAGCTTATGCTGATTTAGCTTTATATAATCTTACCAAAGATCCTGAAAAAAAATTATCCCTACACCGTTACGCTCAAAATCTCATTCAAGAAACACTATTGTTCATTGATACCGAAGACAAACAGCCACATCCAGATTCTCCCTATCTTCGTTATCAGGTGACTCCAGCAACACGAGCAAAGCTCATGTTAGATATCCTAGAAACTCTCGTGGTATCGAAGACACATGAAGACATTCGCTTTCTTATTCAGCTAATGACACAAGCAAAGGCAAAAAACTGTCATATTTTAGCTGGGTTATTGATGAAAATTGTAGAATAA
- a CDS encoding Maf-like protein, which translates to MEPQLILGSSSPRRKSILQYFRIPFTCISPSFEERSVPYQGDPAAYSQELAVGKAESIVQDHNPEGVILTADTVVIYKGKVFNKPSSRDEAIEMLKTLSGQTHSIITSVALLQQKKLMVGQETTQVTFNQLPEKYLGRYVEAFSTLDKCGGYSTQEGGGLIIHNIQGCAYNVQGLPIRTLYHLLLEFDINLWDYLV; encoded by the coding sequence ATGGAACCACAATTAATCTTGGGCTCTTCTTCTCCGCGAAGAAAATCAATCTTGCAGTACTTCCGTATTCCTTTTACCTGTATCTCACCAAGTTTCGAAGAACGTTCTGTTCCTTATCAAGGTGATCCTGCTGCGTATTCTCAAGAATTAGCTGTAGGAAAAGCAGAATCTATAGTACAAGACCACAATCCTGAAGGAGTAATCCTCACAGCAGATACGGTTGTTATCTATAAGGGAAAAGTTTTCAATAAGCCGAGTTCGCGTGATGAGGCTATTGAAATGCTAAAAACGTTAAGTGGTCAAACGCATTCTATAATTACAAGTGTTGCTCTTCTTCAACAAAAGAAATTGATGGTTGGCCAAGAAACAACGCAAGTGACCTTTAATCAGCTTCCTGAAAAGTATTTAGGAAGGTATGTCGAGGCATTTTCCACGTTAGATAAGTGTGGAGGCTATAGCACTCAAGAAGGCGGAGGATTGATTATTCATAATATCCAGGGCTGTGCATACAACGTCCAGGGTCTTCCGATTAGAACATTGTATCATCTCTTGCTGGAGTTCGACATTAACTTATGGGATTATCTCGTTTAA
- a CDS encoding ABC-F family ATP-binding cassette domain-containing protein, translating to MSIVLDKIGKTLGTRVLFDDVSVVFNPGNRYGLTGPNGAGKSTLLKIITGFVEPTRGSISLPKKVGILRQNIDSFGDVSVIDCVIMGNARLWDALQKRDALYLEEFTDAIGIKLGEMEEIVGEENGYRAESEAEELLTGIGIPEELFNNKMSTIPIDLQFRVLLCQSLFGHPEALLLDEPTNHLDIHSINWLGSFLKDYDGTVIVVSHDRHFLNTITTHIADIDYDTVIIYPGNYDAMVEMKTASRDQEKADIKSKEKKIAQLKEFVAKFGAGSRASQVQSRLREIKKLQPQELKKSNIQRPYIRFPLSEKASGKVVFSIESITKGYNNEEPIFQPFSLEIYQGDKLGVIGNNGLGKTTLMKLLAGVETPTQGTIKTGHQVAYSYFPQNHSDVLKDCGDETLFEWLRNRKTGINDQEIRSVLGKMLFGGDDAFKQIKALSGGETARLLMAGMMLENHNVLILDEANNHLDLESVSALAWAINDYKGTSIFVSHDRTLIEECATKLLIFDKGKITFFDGTMADYTSSSKL from the coding sequence ATGAGCATCGTACTTGATAAAATCGGCAAAACTCTAGGCACACGCGTACTGTTCGACGACGTTTCCGTCGTCTTCAATCCAGGAAATCGCTACGGATTAACGGGGCCTAACGGCGCAGGAAAATCTACATTATTAAAAATTATCACAGGTTTTGTAGAGCCTACTCGTGGGTCAATTTCTTTACCTAAAAAAGTTGGAATCTTACGCCAAAATATTGATAGCTTTGGTGATGTTTCCGTTATAGACTGCGTGATTATGGGCAATGCCCGCCTATGGGATGCTCTCCAAAAAAGAGATGCTTTATACTTAGAAGAATTCACCGATGCTATAGGTATCAAGCTCGGCGAGATGGAAGAAATCGTCGGCGAGGAAAATGGTTACCGAGCAGAATCTGAAGCTGAAGAGCTTCTCACAGGCATTGGCATTCCTGAAGAATTATTTAACAATAAAATGTCCACGATTCCCATAGATTTGCAGTTTCGTGTTCTTCTATGCCAGTCCTTATTTGGTCATCCAGAAGCTCTTCTTCTTGATGAGCCTACAAACCACTTAGATATTCATTCTATTAACTGGTTAGGAAGCTTTTTAAAAGATTACGATGGTACCGTGATTGTTGTTAGCCACGATAGGCACTTTTTAAATACCATCACTACCCATATTGCTGATATCGATTATGACACAGTCATTATCTATCCTGGAAATTACGATGCCATGGTAGAAATGAAAACAGCTTCTAGAGATCAAGAAAAGGCCGATATCAAATCTAAAGAAAAGAAAATTGCCCAACTTAAAGAGTTCGTAGCTAAATTTGGGGCAGGTTCTCGAGCTAGTCAGGTACAATCTCGTTTAAGAGAAATTAAAAAGCTCCAACCTCAGGAATTAAAGAAGTCGAATATTCAGCGCCCTTACATACGCTTTCCTTTGTCAGAAAAAGCTTCTGGGAAGGTCGTCTTTTCTATAGAAAGCATTACGAAAGGTTACAATAACGAAGAGCCTATATTCCAGCCTTTCTCTTTGGAGATATATCAAGGAGACAAATTAGGAGTTATCGGAAATAACGGTCTTGGGAAAACAACCTTAATGAAGCTTTTAGCCGGCGTAGAGACTCCTACTCAAGGGACTATAAAAACCGGTCATCAGGTTGCTTATTCCTATTTTCCTCAAAATCACTCTGATGTTTTAAAGGATTGTGGAGACGAGACACTGTTTGAATGGTTACGCAATCGTAAAACAGGGATCAATGATCAGGAAATACGCAGTGTTTTAGGAAAGATGTTGTTTGGAGGCGATGATGCTTTCAAACAAATTAAAGCATTATCCGGGGGAGAAACAGCACGATTGCTTATGGCAGGAATGATGTTGGAAAATCACAACGTATTGATTCTTGACGAAGCAAATAACCACTTGGATCTAGAGTCTGTTTCTGCATTAGCTTGGGCGATTAATGATTATAAAGGCACCTCTATCTTTGTTTCTCACGACAGAACGTTAATTGAAGAGTGTGCCACGAAATTGCTTATCTTTGATAAAGGCAAAATTACTTTCTTTGATGGGACTATGGCTGACTATACAAGCAGCAGCAAGTTATAG
- a CDS encoding tyrosine recombinase XerC gives MISAFYAFLDYLKNIKTASPHTLRNYCIDLNSFKSFLEKQGELSPSSPICLLTKERKETELPFSLFTKDSVRLYVLELMQENKAKRTIKRRLSAIKSFSQYCIKNRIIFEDPTETIHGPRLPKELPSPITYEQVEILMATPDLSKYTGFRDRCLLELFYSSGLRISEIVAINHWDIDFNSNLIRIRGKGKKERLVPMTPHAAQWLQQYLHHPERAHVEQDPQAFFLNRFGKRLTTRSIDRKFQKYLRQSGLSGSITPHTIRHTIATHWLENGMDLKTIQALLGHSSLETTTIYTHVSMKLKKQTHEESHPHS, from the coding sequence ATGATCTCAGCTTTTTATGCTTTTCTTGATTACCTAAAAAACATAAAAACAGCCTCACCTCATACCCTAAGGAACTATTGCATAGACCTTAATAGCTTTAAAAGCTTCTTAGAAAAACAGGGAGAGCTCTCTCCATCTTCCCCTATCTGCTTACTTACAAAAGAGAGAAAAGAAACAGAGCTTCCTTTCTCTTTATTTACGAAAGATAGCGTACGCCTCTATGTTCTAGAACTCATGCAGGAAAATAAAGCGAAACGCACGATAAAACGCCGTCTTTCAGCAATTAAAAGCTTCTCACAATATTGCATAAAAAACCGCATCATTTTTGAAGATCCTACAGAAACAATTCATGGACCTAGATTACCTAAGGAACTGCCTTCACCCATTACCTATGAGCAAGTAGAAATCCTCATGGCCACTCCTGATCTATCAAAATATACAGGATTTCGTGATCGGTGCTTATTAGAATTATTCTATAGCTCAGGATTGCGTATTAGTGAAATTGTCGCTATCAATCATTGGGATATCGATTTCAATTCTAACCTTATCCGCATCCGAGGAAAAGGGAAAAAAGAACGTCTTGTTCCTATGACTCCTCATGCTGCTCAGTGGCTGCAACAATATCTACATCATCCAGAAAGAGCCCATGTCGAACAAGATCCTCAAGCATTTTTTTTAAATCGTTTTGGGAAAAGATTGACTACACGCTCTATTGATAGGAAATTTCAAAAATATCTTCGTCAATCGGGCCTGTCAGGAAGTATTACTCCTCATACGATTCGTCATACAATTGCCACACACTGGTTAGAGAACGGTATGGACTTAAAAACGATTCAAGCACTTCTTGGACATAGTTCTTTAGAAACTACAACCATCTATACTCATGTATCTATGAAGCTTAAAAAGCAAACGCATGAGGAGTCGCATCCTCATAGCTAA
- a CDS encoding ribonuclease Z produces the protein MSCRELIILGCSSQQPTRMRNQGAYLFRWNNEGLLFDPGEGTQRQFIFANIAPTVVSRIFISHFHGDHCLGLGSMLMRLNLDKVTHPIHCYYPASGKKYFDRLRYGTIYHETIHVVEHPVDKEGIVEDFGNFRIEARKLDHLVDTLGWRITEPDTIKFIPEKIKAAGLRGPIMQDLLRDDHVTVNGNTIYLKDVSYVRKGDSIAVIADTLPCQSVVDLAKDARIMLCESTYLEEHLHLAKSHYHMTAKQAATQALAAGAQQLVLTHFSARYLNSKEFELEAGKIFPNVAAAEEFRSYPFPKNPSSK, from the coding sequence ATGAGCTGTAGAGAATTAATTATTTTAGGTTGCTCTAGTCAACAACCTACGCGAATGCGTAATCAAGGAGCCTATCTATTCCGTTGGAATAATGAGGGCTTGCTTTTTGATCCCGGCGAGGGAACACAAAGACAATTCATTTTTGCTAACATTGCTCCTACTGTAGTCTCCAGAATCTTTATCAGCCATTTCCATGGGGATCACTGTTTAGGTTTAGGTTCCATGCTTATGAGACTAAACTTAGACAAAGTTACCCACCCTATACACTGTTACTACCCAGCCTCGGGGAAAAAGTACTTTGATCGGTTACGCTACGGTACTATCTATCACGAGACTATCCATGTTGTAGAGCATCCTGTAGATAAGGAGGGGATTGTTGAAGATTTTGGAAATTTTCGTATTGAAGCACGTAAACTCGATCATCTTGTAGATACTTTAGGATGGAGAATCACCGAGCCTGATACGATAAAATTCATTCCCGAAAAAATCAAAGCTGCAGGGTTGCGTGGACCTATCATGCAAGATCTTCTCCGTGATGATCACGTAACGGTAAACGGAAATACTATATACCTTAAAGATGTCAGCTATGTACGAAAAGGCGATAGCATTGCCGTTATTGCTGATACTCTTCCCTGTCAATCTGTTGTAGACTTAGCCAAAGATGCAAGAATCATGTTATGTGAAAGCACATATCTTGAAGAGCATCTTCATTTAGCAAAAAGTCATTACCACATGACAGCGAAACAAGCAGCCACTCAAGCATTGGCTGCTGGAGCCCAGCAGCTCGTGCTCACACACTTTTCTGCACGTTATTTAAATTCTAAAGAGTTTGAATTAGAAGCTGGGAAAATTTTCCCCAATGTTGCTGCTGCTGAAGAATTCCGTAGTTATCCCTTTCCTAAAAACCCTTCTTCTAAATAA
- a CDS encoding IncA family protein, with protein sequence MIISESAPSVAVKKNHTTHTITAEPSKEVESKKRNSLIALICLLVLALLAVVMLGGFLVTPFFPGGVYIGIAALSSLLVGMVLFPIIMSCLSKSPANIPVRPKDLDLSKLDTRHNRLLHEIIKKDEKKYAQEQEEKIQKKQRRPLRTRPQQKQAQETSSDESPKPRRRTSPILDLIRPKSPSSNTSSSPSSSDSDTDADAKVGPRLLSTTKMIAKAVTTPPLYQLYKHLNPKD encoded by the coding sequence ATGATTATCTCTGAATCAGCTCCCAGCGTTGCTGTCAAAAAGAATCACACCACGCATACTATAACCGCAGAACCATCGAAAGAAGTAGAAAGCAAGAAAAGAAATAGCCTTATCGCTTTGATTTGCCTGCTCGTCTTAGCCTTATTAGCAGTGGTTATGTTAGGAGGATTTCTTGTTACACCATTTTTCCCTGGAGGGGTCTATATCGGTATTGCTGCTTTAAGCTCACTTCTCGTAGGTATGGTCTTGTTCCCCATCATCATGAGCTGTTTATCAAAATCTCCCGCTAACATTCCTGTACGCCCTAAAGATTTAGATCTGTCCAAACTAGATACACGGCACAACCGCCTACTTCATGAAATCATCAAAAAAGATGAGAAAAAATATGCCCAAGAACAGGAAGAAAAAATCCAAAAAAAACAACGAAGGCCTTTAAGAACTCGTCCTCAACAAAAACAAGCTCAAGAAACATCTTCGGATGAATCACCAAAACCACGAAGAAGAACTTCACCGATACTAGACTTAATTCGGCCTAAAAGCCCCTCATCTAATACATCTTCTAGTCCTTCCTCTTCTGATTCAGATACGGATGCAGATGCAAAAGTAGGCCCAAGGTTACTTTCTACAACCAAGATGATAGCAAAAGCCGTAACCACCCCTCCGCTCTACCAGCTTTATAAGCACCTCAACCCTAAAGATTAA
- the lon gene encoding endopeptidase La, producing the protein MDSTINNDSQILDPNPEEVEKLLDESEEVEEKSDDRSLPSDLFILPLNKRPFFPGMAAPILIESGPYYEVLKLLAKSSQKYIGLVLTKKEDADILKVGFNQLYRVGVVARILRIMPIEGGSAQILLSIEERIRIVEPLKDKYLKARVSYHRDNKELTEELKAYSISIVSVIKDLLKLNPLFKEELQIFLGHSDFTEPGKLADFSVALTTATREELQEVLETTNMHDRIDKALILLKKELDLSRLQSSINQKIEATITKSQKEFFLKEQLKTIKKELGLEKEDRAIDLEKFMDRLKKRQVPDYAMEVIQDEMEKLQTLETSSAEYTVCRNYLDWLTIIPWGIQSKEYHDLKKAEVILNKDHYGLEDIKQRILELISVGKLSKGLKGSIICLVGPPGVGKTSIGRSIAKVLHRKFFRFSVGGMRDEAEIKGHRRTYIGAMPGKMVQALKQSQAMNPVIMIDEVDKIGASYHGDPASALLEVLDPEQNKDFLDHYLDVRVDLSNVLFILTANVLDTIPDPLLDRMEILRLSGYILEEKLQIATKYLVPRARKEMGLTAREIVFQPEALKHMINNYAREAGVRTLNGNIKKVLRKVALKIVKNQEKAHPKHTQYKINVGNLQDYLGKPIFSSDRFYDHTPIGVATGLAWTSLGGATLYIESVQVPSMKTDMHLTGQAGDVMKESSQIAWTYLHSALERYAPGHSFFSKSQVHIHIPEGATPKDGPSAGVTMVTSLLSLLLDTPILENLGMTGEITLTGRVLGVGGIREKLIAARRSRLNILIFPEDNRRDYEELPAYLKKGLKIHFVAHYDDVFKVAFPNIN; encoded by the coding sequence GTGGACTCTACAATAAATAACGACTCTCAGATCTTGGATCCGAATCCCGAAGAAGTAGAAAAACTCTTGGATGAATCTGAGGAAGTCGAAGAAAAATCAGACGATCGCTCCCTACCTTCCGATTTATTTATTCTTCCTCTTAATAAGCGCCCCTTTTTCCCAGGAATGGCAGCGCCAATCCTTATAGAATCAGGACCTTATTATGAAGTGTTAAAGCTCCTAGCAAAATCCTCACAAAAATACATAGGTTTAGTTCTTACCAAAAAGGAAGATGCTGACATTTTAAAAGTTGGTTTTAACCAACTCTATCGCGTAGGTGTAGTAGCACGTATCTTACGTATTATGCCTATAGAAGGAGGCAGTGCGCAAATACTCCTTAGTATAGAAGAACGTATCCGCATTGTAGAGCCTCTCAAAGATAAATATCTCAAAGCTCGCGTCTCCTACCATAGAGACAATAAAGAGCTAACAGAAGAGCTAAAAGCGTATTCTATTAGCATTGTTTCTGTAATTAAGGACCTCTTAAAACTTAATCCCCTGTTTAAAGAAGAACTGCAAATCTTTCTCGGCCACTCAGACTTTACTGAACCTGGGAAGCTTGCTGATTTCTCTGTAGCACTAACAACAGCTACCAGGGAAGAACTTCAAGAAGTTCTTGAAACAACAAACATGCACGATCGTATTGATAAAGCTTTGATCCTACTTAAAAAAGAGCTGGATCTTAGCCGCCTACAAAGTAGTATCAATCAAAAAATCGAAGCAACAATTACCAAAAGCCAAAAAGAATTCTTTTTAAAAGAACAGCTAAAAACGATCAAAAAAGAGCTGGGATTAGAAAAAGAAGATCGAGCTATTGACTTAGAAAAATTCATGGACCGGTTAAAAAAACGTCAGGTCCCTGATTACGCTATGGAAGTGATCCAAGATGAAATGGAAAAACTTCAAACTCTAGAAACATCGTCTGCAGAATACACTGTATGCCGTAACTATCTAGATTGGTTAACGATTATTCCTTGGGGCATTCAGAGTAAAGAATACCACGATCTCAAGAAAGCTGAAGTGATTCTCAATAAAGATCACTATGGTTTAGAAGATATTAAACAACGCATTCTGGAACTTATTAGCGTTGGAAAGTTATCTAAAGGTCTTAAAGGAAGTATTATTTGCCTAGTGGGCCCTCCAGGAGTAGGTAAGACAAGCATTGGCCGTAGCATAGCAAAAGTTTTACATCGTAAATTCTTCCGTTTTTCAGTAGGAGGAATGCGTGATGAAGCTGAAATCAAAGGACACCGACGCACCTATATTGGTGCGATGCCTGGAAAAATGGTCCAAGCATTAAAACAAAGTCAAGCTATGAACCCTGTCATTATGATTGACGAGGTTGATAAAATTGGCGCGAGCTATCACGGCGATCCCGCATCTGCTTTATTAGAAGTTTTAGACCCAGAACAAAACAAAGACTTTTTAGATCATTACCTAGATGTGCGTGTGGATCTATCTAATGTTCTATTCATTCTAACAGCAAACGTGTTGGACACTATTCCTGATCCCCTATTAGATCGTATGGAAATCCTACGCCTTTCGGGTTATATTCTTGAGGAGAAGCTTCAGATAGCAACAAAATATCTTGTTCCTCGAGCACGTAAAGAAATGGGGTTAACAGCTCGTGAAATCGTATTCCAACCCGAAGCTTTAAAGCATATGATTAATAACTATGCCCGAGAAGCCGGTGTGCGTACATTAAACGGGAATATTAAAAAGGTTCTGAGAAAAGTCGCGCTTAAAATAGTTAAAAATCAGGAAAAGGCGCATCCAAAACATACACAATACAAGATTAATGTAGGCAATCTTCAGGACTATTTGGGCAAGCCTATATTTTCTAGCGATCGTTTCTACGATCATACGCCTATAGGTGTTGCTACTGGTTTAGCTTGGACATCTCTAGGGGGTGCTACGTTGTACATTGAAAGCGTTCAGGTCCCTTCAATGAAAACAGATATGCATCTTACAGGACAGGCTGGAGATGTTATGAAGGAGTCCTCTCAAATTGCTTGGACATATTTGCATAGCGCATTAGAACGTTATGCTCCTGGCCATAGCTTTTTCTCCAAATCTCAGGTACATATTCATATTCCTGAAGGGGCAACACCTAAAGATGGTCCTTCAGCGGGTGTAACGATGGTCACCTCCTTATTATCCTTGCTTTTGGACACACCTATTTTAGAAAATTTAGGTATGACGGGAGAGATCACGCTAACAGGTCGTGTACTAGGAGTGGGAGGCATTCGCGAAAAACTCATCGCTGCACGTCGATCACGATTAAACATCCTAATCTTCCCTGAAGATAACCGTCGTGATTATGAAGAACTTCCTGCCTACCTAAAAAAGGGACTGAAGATTCATTTTGTTGCACATTATGATGATGTTTTCAAAGTTGCTTTTCCGAACATTAATTAA
- a CDS encoding tRNA threonylcarbamoyladenosine biosynthesis protein TsaB, whose translation MHFHRYVIIDTSGYQPFLAYVDHQRVLKRWSLPVGPDQGLVLEFIFKNSGLCFQGIGVAAGPGNFSATRVGLSFAQGLALSRKVPMIGYSSLEGYLTPKDKGKALMLPLGKKGGVVTLSSDLTEEGFIYEKNGVGPGILLPYEEASEYCLANHCYHVVSPNPQLFTDRFSNKIYIEETAPSIDHIRRNVVSQLMLLECSQQLTPDYRSCSCFF comes from the coding sequence ATGCATTTTCATAGATACGTTATTATTGATACTTCTGGGTATCAACCGTTTTTAGCTTATGTAGACCATCAGAGGGTACTGAAACGTTGGAGCCTTCCCGTGGGTCCAGATCAAGGATTGGTTTTAGAATTTATTTTTAAAAACAGTGGGCTATGCTTTCAAGGAATCGGAGTTGCCGCGGGACCTGGGAATTTTTCTGCAACTCGTGTGGGGTTGTCCTTTGCTCAAGGGTTGGCTTTATCCCGGAAAGTCCCCATGATAGGTTATAGTTCCTTAGAGGGGTATTTGACTCCTAAGGATAAGGGCAAGGCTCTTATGCTTCCCCTAGGGAAAAAGGGCGGGGTAGTCACTCTTAGCTCAGATCTCACGGAAGAAGGGTTTATCTATGAAAAAAACGGGGTTGGTCCTGGAATTTTATTACCCTATGAAGAAGCTTCCGAATATTGTTTGGCAAATCATTGCTATCACGTCGTCTCTCCCAATCCGCAACTTTTCACTGATAGATTTTCAAATAAAATTTATATAGAAGAGACGGCGCCTTCAATTGACCATATTAGGAGAAATGTAGTTTCTCAACTTATGCTTTTAGAGTGTAGTCAGCAGCTCACTCCAGACTACCGTAGTTGTTCCTGTTTTTTTTAA
- the rpsU gene encoding 30S ribosomal protein S21 — translation MPSVKVRVGEPVDRALRILKKKVDKEGILKAAKAHRFYDKPSVKKRAKSKAAAKYRSR, via the coding sequence ATGCCCAGTGTTAAAGTTAGAGTTGGTGAGCCTGTAGATCGAGCTCTGAGAATTTTGAAAAAGAAAGTTGACAAAGAAGGGATCTTAAAGGCTGCTAAGGCACACAGGTTTTATGATAAACCTTCAGTAAAGAAGCGCGCTAAATCTAAAGCCGCAGCTAAATACCGCAGTCGTTAG